A single Bacteroidales bacterium DNA region contains:
- the dnaE gene encoding DNA polymerase III subunit alpha has protein sequence MYLFCHSYYSLRYGTLPLEELIAQAASLGIGAMALTDINTTMGMIGFVRMCSENGIKPVAGVEFRNGDRLLYTGLARNNAGFRELNEMITSCNLNQTEYTADPGTLENVFVIYPYGSRRKEQLRENEFIGVRPGETGKLFTSEFSHDQSGLVMMHPVTFKDNIGYILHKNLRAIDHNTLISKLAPEQYAQQNEMMLPVDSLLTFYENYPRIIQNTEKLLEDCSIEFDYQRIKNKQTFTGSRYDDKILLEKLACDGLKYRYGLQDKVAAGRVRHELDIIDRLGFSAYFLITWDIIRYSMSRGFYHVGRGSGANSVVAYCLKITDVDPIDLDLYFERFINPRRTSPPDFDIDYSWDERGEVQDYIFKRYGHKHTALLGATSTFRGSSIYRELGKVYGLPRQEIDSLVTNPMAEVNKNEITRRIHTLAERLVDFPNIRSIHAGGVLISEEPLTCYTALDLPPKGFPTTQWDMYVAEELRYEKLDILSQRGIGHIKECAEIIAGNRGVKVDVHRVADFKQDEQVRKQLRTGETIGCFYIESPAMRGLLKKLRCDDYLTLVAASSIIRPGVAKSGMMREYIHRFHHPDAFSYIHPVMEQQLKETYGVMVYQEDVLKICHHFAGLDLADADVLRRAMSGKSRSRKEFNRIVEKFFANCKAFGYPDEISQEVWRQIESFAGYSFSKAHSASYAVESFQSLYLKAHYPLEFMVAVINNFGGFYHTWVYFNEARRQGAVICLPCVNNSGYKTSIREKEVYVGFIHIMNLEMSVGQAIAPERLKNGPYRDLEDFILRVPVHLEQMIILIRAGAFRFTGKGKAQLLWEAHLYFGKRKNEHPPLSLFCSAKKTFSLPQLDQTPVEDAYDEYELIGFPVTISAFDLLETPFRGEIMARQLSGNVGKKVRMLGRLVTIKYVRTVHKELMHFGTFLDVEGEFFDTVHFPDALRKYPFKGSGIYLILGTVSAEFDFPSLTVEKMAIMAVKKDPRG, from the coding sequence ATGTATCTCTTCTGCCACTCCTACTACTCCCTCCGCTACGGCACCTTGCCGCTGGAGGAACTGATCGCCCAGGCAGCCAGCCTGGGTATCGGAGCAATGGCCCTGACGGACATCAACACTACAATGGGAATGATCGGTTTTGTGAGGATGTGCAGTGAAAATGGGATCAAACCCGTTGCAGGCGTTGAGTTCAGGAACGGGGATCGTCTGCTCTATACCGGGCTGGCCAGGAACAATGCGGGATTCAGGGAACTGAATGAGATGATCACATCCTGCAACCTGAACCAGACAGAATACACGGCTGATCCCGGAACCCTGGAAAACGTATTCGTGATCTATCCCTACGGCTCCAGGCGAAAAGAACAGCTCAGGGAAAATGAATTCATCGGGGTCAGGCCGGGAGAAACAGGAAAACTGTTTACCTCTGAATTCAGCCACGATCAGTCGGGGCTGGTGATGATGCACCCGGTGACCTTTAAAGACAACATCGGGTATATCCTGCATAAGAACCTCCGCGCAATTGACCATAATACACTGATTTCCAAATTAGCTCCCGAACAGTATGCCCAGCAGAATGAGATGATGTTACCGGTTGATTCCCTGTTAACCTTTTATGAAAATTATCCCCGTATCATTCAGAACACGGAAAAGCTTCTGGAAGATTGCTCGATAGAGTTTGATTATCAACGCATTAAAAATAAACAAACCTTCACCGGTAGCCGGTACGACGACAAGATCCTTCTGGAGAAGCTTGCCTGCGACGGATTGAAATATCGTTATGGCTTGCAGGACAAAGTGGCGGCCGGGAGGGTAAGGCATGAGCTTGATATCATCGACAGGCTGGGTTTTTCAGCTTATTTTCTCATCACGTGGGATATCATCCGCTATTCGATGTCCAGGGGATTTTATCACGTAGGCCGTGGAAGCGGCGCCAACAGTGTGGTGGCTTATTGCCTGAAGATCACCGATGTGGATCCCATTGACCTGGATCTGTATTTTGAGCGTTTCATCAATCCCCGGCGTACGAGTCCTCCGGACTTCGACATTGACTATTCGTGGGATGAGCGGGGAGAGGTTCAGGATTATATTTTCAAGCGCTATGGACATAAGCACACCGCCCTGCTGGGAGCCACCTCCACATTCAGGGGGAGCTCCATCTACCGCGAACTGGGCAAGGTCTATGGTCTTCCCAGGCAGGAGATCGACAGCCTGGTGACCAATCCCATGGCAGAGGTCAACAAAAATGAAATCACCCGGCGTATTCATACCCTTGCGGAGCGCCTGGTGGATTTCCCCAACATCAGGAGCATCCACGCCGGGGGTGTGCTCATTTCGGAAGAGCCGCTCACCTGTTACACGGCCCTGGATTTGCCGCCCAAAGGTTTTCCCACCACCCAGTGGGATATGTATGTGGCGGAAGAGCTCAGGTATGAAAAGCTGGACATACTCAGCCAGCGCGGCATCGGGCACATCAAGGAATGTGCTGAGATCATCGCCGGCAACAGGGGTGTTAAGGTAGATGTTCACCGTGTTGCGGATTTCAAACAGGATGAGCAGGTGCGAAAACAGCTCCGGACGGGGGAGACCATCGGGTGCTTCTACATCGAGAGCCCTGCCATGAGGGGATTGCTGAAAAAATTGCGTTGCGACGATTACCTCACTCTTGTGGCAGCCAGTTCGATCATTCGGCCCGGAGTGGCAAAGTCGGGCATGATGAGGGAATACATCCACCGCTTTCACCATCCGGATGCATTCTCGTATATCCATCCTGTCATGGAACAACAGCTGAAGGAGACGTACGGAGTGATGGTATACCAGGAAGACGTGCTGAAGATCTGTCATCATTTTGCCGGACTGGATCTGGCAGATGCTGACGTATTACGAAGGGCCATGAGCGGTAAGTCCCGTTCCCGAAAAGAGTTCAATCGGATTGTAGAGAAGTTTTTTGCCAATTGCAAGGCATTTGGCTATCCGGATGAGATCTCGCAGGAAGTATGGCGTCAGATCGAATCGTTTGCTGGTTATTCCTTTTCCAAGGCTCACTCTGCTTCGTATGCCGTCGAGAGTTTTCAGAGCCTTTACCTGAAAGCACATTACCCGCTGGAGTTCATGGTTGCCGTGATCAATAATTTCGGGGGGTTTTACCATACCTGGGTCTATTTCAATGAAGCCCGGCGCCAGGGTGCCGTGATCTGCCTGCCCTGCGTGAACAACAGCGGGTACAAGACAAGCATCCGGGAAAAGGAGGTTTATGTTGGATTCATTCACATCATGAACCTTGAAATGTCGGTTGGCCAGGCCATTGCACCTGAGCGCCTGAAAAACGGACCTTACAGGGACCTGGAAGATTTCATCCTGCGTGTGCCGGTCCATCTGGAGCAGATGATCATTCTCATCCGGGCGGGAGCCTTTCGTTTTACAGGGAAAGGAAAAGCCCAGCTGCTCTGGGAGGCGCATCTGTATTTCGGGAAGAGAAAGAATGAACATCCGCCACTGTCGTTGTTTTGTAGTGCGAAAAAGACATTTTCCCTGCCGCAGCTTGATCAAACGCCTGTGGAAGACGCTTATGATGAATATGAACTGATCGGTTTCCCGGTGACCATCTCCGCCTTTGATTTATTGGAAACCCCTTTCCGGGGAGAGATCATGGCCAGGCAACTGTCAGGCAATGTCGGGAAAAAGGTCAGGATGCTCGGACGCCTTGTGACGATCAAATATGTCAGGACCGTTCATAAGGAGTTGATGCACTTTGGCACTTTTCTGGATGTGGAAGGGGAATTTTTCGATACGGTCCATTTTCCGGATGCGTTGAGGAAATATCCCTTCAAAGGCAGTGGAATTTACCTGATCCTTGGTACCGTATCCGCTGAATTTGATTTTCCGAGCCTGACCGTCGAAAAAATGGCCATCATGGCAGTGAAGAAGGATCCGAGAGGGTGA
- a CDS encoding sulfotransferase, translating to MIFGSRRRKEKKGVWLPPAVGYDLSLFLKLLRTYRVQPRYYLRVFVTLLINLINKPFRWYERKWINPKMERRAIGEDPIFILGHWRSGTTHLHNLLNQDPRMGAVTTYQTVFPDTLFVRSGYFLFKNFMRLLIAPRRLGDNVKMNADFPQEEEFAIGSRHPICYYYFWIFPENTMDFYHQCIEFQDVDEKSYRRWQNDYRLIIKKAIRYKGATRFLSKNPTNTGRIGALLELFPNAKFIHIYRNPVTVFLSTRHFYHKMMPALQLHSVTEQHLEEIIFSVYDQLMHKYLEDRKLIPPENLLEFPFEELEKNPTGILQMIYSNFKIPDYESVEETFTRYARQAKGYRKNVHHISREQLNKILDQWDFALKEWGYQVPEDDLIIGEE from the coding sequence ATGATTTTCGGGTCGCGACGCAGGAAAGAAAAAAAAGGGGTCTGGCTCCCGCCAGCGGTGGGATATGATCTCAGCCTGTTCCTGAAGCTTCTTCGCACGTACCGGGTCCAGCCGCGGTATTACCTGCGGGTTTTTGTTACGCTGCTGATCAACCTCATCAATAAACCGTTCCGGTGGTATGAACGTAAATGGATCAATCCGAAGATGGAAAGACGGGCAATCGGGGAGGATCCGATTTTCATTCTTGGCCACTGGCGCAGCGGCACCACCCATTTGCACAACCTCCTGAACCAGGATCCCCGGATGGGAGCCGTGACGACCTACCAGACCGTTTTCCCGGATACCCTTTTCGTTCGGTCGGGATACTTCCTTTTTAAGAATTTCATGCGGCTTCTGATCGCACCCAGAAGATTGGGAGATAATGTTAAGATGAATGCGGATTTCCCGCAGGAAGAAGAATTTGCCATCGGAAGCCGCCACCCCATCTGTTATTACTATTTCTGGATCTTTCCGGAAAATACAATGGATTTCTATCATCAATGTATTGAATTTCAAGATGTTGATGAAAAATCCTACCGACGATGGCAGAACGATTACCGGCTGATCATAAAAAAAGCGATACGGTATAAGGGGGCGACCCGGTTTTTATCTAAAAATCCAACCAATACCGGGCGGATCGGTGCTCTGCTGGAGCTGTTCCCGAATGCCAAATTCATCCACATCTACCGCAATCCTGTCACCGTGTTCCTGTCGACCCGGCATTTTTATCATAAAATGATGCCAGCACTTCAGTTGCACTCCGTCACGGAACAGCACCTGGAGGAGATCATCTTCTCGGTTTATGATCAGTTGATGCATAAATACCTTGAGGACCGGAAACTAATCCCCCCGGAGAACCTGTTGGAATTTCCTTTTGAAGAACTGGAAAAGAATCCAACGGGCATCCTTCAGATGATCTATTCAAACTTCAAAATACCTGATTATGAATCTGTTGAAGAGACCTTTACCCGTTATGCCCGGCAAGCCAAGGGATACAGAAAAAATGTCCATCATATTTCCCGGGAGCAGCTCAACAAGATTCTTGATCAATGGGATTTCGCCTTGAAAGAATGGGGATACCAGGTACCCGAGGATGACCTGATCATCGGCGAAGAATAG
- a CDS encoding family 16 glycosylhydrolase, with amino-acid sequence MKKFFWILIALALASCNTLHYNMKKNPEQFASSGRITLKSTSPVLFSDEFNQRTISPYWKKSMYWSGPMFNPETPASGYYSPDNITFTDSSVRLWTRYQPKYFYREKYGDSVRIDYSIGLIDLYPWVSKSNGLTTDFMVECRAKMPDGNREWPAFWLTGYEQWPPEIDVFEYWNDSTGQFTSNFHFNQRDRHRQALQKHRMTIPLKDDFHTYGLKIMDDQMEFYFDGFLFRKLRSVNQYLHKLTVILQNGVHDDPYNDTFLEVDWLRIYRLR; translated from the coding sequence ATGAAAAAATTTTTTTGGATCCTGATCGCACTTGCACTTGCATCCTGTAATACCTTGCATTACAACATGAAGAAGAATCCGGAGCAGTTTGCCTCCTCCGGCCGTATCACACTCAAAAGCACTTCACCGGTCCTTTTCTCTGACGAATTTAACCAGCGCACGATCTCCCCGTACTGGAAAAAATCCATGTACTGGTCGGGCCCGATGTTCAATCCCGAAACGCCAGCATCGGGATACTATTCCCCGGATAACATCACCTTCACCGACAGCAGTGTCCGGCTCTGGACACGATATCAGCCCAAATACTTCTACCGGGAGAAGTACGGCGATTCCGTACGGATCGATTATTCCATCGGGCTGATCGACCTTTACCCCTGGGTAAGCAAAAGTAATGGCCTCACCACCGATTTCATGGTCGAATGCCGTGCGAAAATGCCCGACGGCAACCGGGAGTGGCCGGCCTTCTGGCTTACGGGCTATGAACAGTGGCCCCCGGAAATCGATGTCTTTGAGTACTGGAACGACTCAACCGGGCAGTTCACCAGCAATTTTCATTTCAACCAGCGCGACCGTCACCGCCAGGCGCTCCAGAAACACCGGATGACCATTCCCCTGAAGGATGATTTTCATACGTACGGGCTAAAAATAATGGACGATCAGATGGAATTCTACTTCGACGGATTCCTGTTCCGTAAACTCCGGAGCGTAAACCAGTATCTGCACAAACTGACCGTGATCCTCCAGAACGGGGTCCACGATGATCCCTACAACGATACGTTCCTGGAAGTGGACTGGCTGAGGATCTACAGGTTGCGGTGA
- a CDS encoding exonuclease domain-containing protein codes for MYAIVDVETTGLNPRTEKITEIAVFLHDGRKVTHEYTTLINPEKKIPYRITQMTGITNKMVEDAPRFCDVARAILELTEGRALVGHHVAFDYSFLRQEYGNLGYDFRREKLCTVRMSRKLIPHLRSYGLGNLCKELGIVNPYRHRAAGDATATARLFELLVSIEPAITFISLRGLNSNLKKETIDKLPEHPGVYYFYNETGEIIYIGKSKNISERVRSHLSDSLSKKEQELKYRVADIGYELTGNELIALLLESAEIKKYQPVYNSAQKRTILNYGLFQYTDADGYIRLKIEHDTNGNLPVLTFHNLVTAREFLFQLVDKHELCQKLCGLYKTRQACFSYHVHKCRGACIQKEEPVTYNQRVEQAIRPYLFENESFLIIESGRDHGEKALVMVENGKYLGYGYIHEAVATSDVDFLRSCIIPFEDNREVRQIIRGYLSRNRVERIVPIQ; via the coding sequence ATGTATGCGATCGTTGACGTGGAGACCACGGGTCTGAACCCCAGAACGGAAAAGATCACCGAGATTGCGGTCTTTTTGCATGACGGGAGAAAAGTCACACACGAGTACACCACCCTGATCAATCCGGAGAAAAAGATCCCCTACCGCATCACTCAGATGACCGGCATCACCAACAAGATGGTGGAGGATGCACCCCGATTCTGTGATGTGGCCCGCGCCATTCTGGAACTGACAGAGGGAAGAGCGCTGGTGGGGCATCACGTAGCCTTTGATTATTCATTCCTGCGGCAGGAGTATGGCAACCTCGGCTACGACTTTCGCAGGGAGAAACTTTGTACGGTCAGGATGAGCCGGAAGCTGATCCCGCACCTCCGGTCGTATGGCCTGGGGAACCTCTGCAAGGAACTCGGCATCGTCAATCCGTACCGTCACCGCGCAGCCGGCGACGCCACGGCAACGGCAAGGCTGTTCGAACTACTGGTCTCCATTGAGCCTGCCATTACGTTCATTTCCCTCCGCGGATTGAATTCGAACCTCAAAAAAGAAACGATCGATAAGCTGCCCGAACATCCGGGAGTCTATTATTTCTACAACGAAACTGGGGAAATCATCTATATCGGCAAAAGCAAGAACATCTCCGAACGGGTGCGTTCCCACCTGAGCGACAGCCTCAGCAAAAAAGAACAGGAACTGAAATACCGCGTTGCCGACATCGGCTACGAGCTCACGGGCAATGAACTGATCGCCCTGCTGCTGGAATCGGCTGAGATCAAGAAATACCAGCCGGTCTACAACTCTGCCCAGAAAAGGACGATCCTCAATTACGGACTTTTTCAGTATACGGATGCGGATGGATATATCCGTCTGAAGATTGAACACGACACCAACGGCAACCTCCCCGTCCTGACCTTCCATAACCTGGTAACCGCCAGGGAATTTTTATTCCAGCTGGTTGACAAGCACGAGCTTTGCCAGAAGTTGTGCGGCCTGTATAAAACCCGGCAAGCCTGTTTTTCCTATCACGTCCATAAATGCCGGGGAGCCTGTATCCAAAAGGAAGAGCCTGTAACCTACAATCAGCGGGTGGAACAGGCCATCAGGCCTTATCTATTTGAAAATGAAAGCTTTTTGATCATTGAAAGTGGCCGGGACCATGGCGAAAAAGCACTGGTGATGGTCGAGAACGGAAAATATCTCGGTTATGGCTACATCCACGAGGCTGTGGCCACCAGTGATGTGGATTTTCTTCGGTCCTGCATCATCCCGTTCGAAGATAACCGAGAGGTACGGCAGATCATTCGCGGGTACCTGAGCAGGAATCGGGTAGAGAGGATCGTACCGATTCAATGA
- the dinB gene encoding DNA polymerase IV — protein sequence METLNRQIVHMDLDTFFVSVERLVNPSLIGKPVIIGGSSDRAVVASCSYEARRFGISSAMPMKLARTLCSQAIYIRGDMELYSKYSHLVTDIIADEAPLFEKASIDEHYIDVTGMDRFFGCLKWSQELRQKIIKHTGLPISSGLSVNKTVSKIAAGEAKPNGERYVPTEVVQPFIFPLSIRKIPMIGDKTYQLLRSMGIITIGTLAEIPVEMMEKVMGKNGIIIWKKANGVDPTPVIPYSERKSISTEHTFEQDTIDVVRLSEILTGMVEKIAYQMRSQQKLTSCVTVKIRYANFDTHTQQQHIAYTSFDHELIRVALDLFKKIYQRRMLVRLIGVRFSHLVPGVQQLNLFEDTPEMTSLYMAMDRIRNRFGRKAVRRAVCL from the coding sequence ATGGAAACGTTGAATCGGCAGATCGTTCATATGGATCTGGATACTTTTTTTGTTTCGGTTGAACGGCTGGTCAATCCGTCGCTGATCGGTAAACCGGTGATCATTGGCGGCAGTTCCGACCGGGCGGTGGTGGCCAGCTGCAGTTATGAAGCCCGCAGGTTTGGCATCAGCTCAGCCATGCCCATGAAACTGGCCCGGACACTTTGCAGCCAAGCCATTTATATCCGTGGCGACATGGAGCTTTACAGCAAATACTCCCACCTGGTGACCGACATCATAGCCGATGAGGCCCCTTTATTTGAAAAAGCATCCATTGATGAGCATTATATCGACGTCACCGGAATGGACCGGTTTTTTGGATGCCTGAAATGGTCGCAGGAATTGCGCCAGAAGATCATCAAACATACCGGGTTGCCAATATCATCGGGCTTATCTGTCAATAAGACCGTTTCCAAGATTGCCGCCGGGGAAGCCAAGCCTAACGGGGAAAGGTATGTTCCCACGGAAGTGGTACAACCCTTCATTTTTCCTTTATCCATACGGAAAATACCAATGATCGGCGATAAAACGTACCAGTTGCTTCGTTCGATGGGGATCATTACCATCGGGACCCTTGCAGAGATCCCCGTCGAAATGATGGAAAAGGTTATGGGAAAGAATGGGATCATCATCTGGAAAAAGGCCAACGGTGTTGATCCCACTCCGGTGATTCCTTATTCTGAACGTAAATCAATCAGCACGGAGCATACATTTGAGCAGGATACCATTGATGTGGTCCGCCTGAGCGAAATACTGACGGGGATGGTTGAAAAGATCGCTTACCAAATGCGAAGCCAGCAAAAACTGACTTCCTGTGTTACCGTCAAGATTCGTTATGCCAACTTCGACACCCATACGCAGCAGCAGCACATTGCCTATACATCGTTCGACCATGAGCTTATCCGGGTTGCCCTCGATCTGTTTAAAAAGATTTACCAGCGCCGGATGCTGGTACGCCTGATCGGTGTCAGGTTCAGCCATCTGGTCCCCGGTGTGCAGCAATTGAATCTTTTTGAGGACACCCCCGAGATGACCAGTCTTTATATGGCGATGGACCGGATCCGGAACCGGTTTGGCCGGAAAGCGGTTCGACGGGCGGTTTGTCTGTAG
- a CDS encoding LexA family transcriptional regulator — protein sequence MQNMYFPANIRLLRKRRGRTQDDVAFAMNLKRSTLSGYENQVAEPGIEELIAFSRYFNVAIDTLIRVDLSKLSESQLSQLEKGYDVFITGSKLRVLATTVSQDNEENIELVSEKARAGYTSGYADPEYISVLPTFRLPFLSRERKYRAFQVSGDSMHPIPEKSWVIGEFVQNWNLIQNRQAYILLTLEEGVVFKVIENKIKTDGKLVLHSLNPFYKPYDLSINQLREVWKFVTFISSELPEPNLEKEELAESIRILKNEVKAIQTKLNL from the coding sequence ATGCAGAATATGTACTTCCCCGCCAACATCCGCCTCCTCCGCAAGCGCCGGGGCCGCACGCAGGACGATGTGGCCTTTGCGATGAACCTGAAACGCTCCACCCTGAGCGGCTACGAGAACCAGGTTGCTGAACCCGGAATTGAAGAACTCATCGCCTTTTCCAGATATTTCAATGTGGCGATCGATACCCTGATCCGGGTCGATCTTTCCAAACTATCCGAAAGCCAGCTGTCACAGCTCGAAAAAGGATACGATGTGTTCATCACGGGCAGTAAGTTAAGGGTACTGGCCACCACGGTCAGCCAGGATAATGAGGAAAACATCGAACTGGTCAGTGAAAAAGCCCGGGCCGGGTACACCAGTGGCTACGCCGATCCCGAATACATCAGCGTCCTTCCCACGTTCCGGTTGCCATTCCTCTCCCGGGAACGAAAATACCGTGCTTTTCAGGTAAGCGGCGATTCCATGCATCCGATCCCCGAAAAATCCTGGGTGATCGGCGAATTCGTTCAAAACTGGAACCTCATCCAGAACCGTCAGGCTTACATCCTCCTGACCCTGGAAGAAGGTGTGGTGTTCAAAGTGATTGAAAATAAAATAAAAACGGACGGTAAGCTGGTGCTGCATTCCCTGAATCCTTTTTATAAGCCTTACGACCTGTCGATCAACCAGCTCCGGGAAGTATGGAAGTTTGTGACCTTTATCAGCTCCGAACTGCCCGAACCCAACCTGGAGAAAGAAGAACTCGCAGAATCGATCCGGATCCTCAAGAATGAAGTGAAGGCCATACAGACAAAATTGAACCTCTAA
- a CDS encoding purine-nucleoside phosphorylase, whose translation MTQLEEINDACDFLKDRGFVNPGAGIILGTGLGKLLDEIHIEECIPYEQIPHFPPASVDFHKGELIYGLLRGKRVIAMHGRYHYYEGYTFHQITLPIRVMKLLGIKCLFITSACGGVNLEFRKGSLMLIEDHINLLPGNPLIGPNLDVFGPRFPDMSQPYSEWMNARLIENARQKDILLHRGVYVALPGPMLETPAEYRYLRKIGADVVGMSTVPEVIVANHMGLPCAAVGVVTDECNPDELQKIDLQDIIATAQKAEFNLLQLVIALVESLD comes from the coding sequence ATGACTCAGCTGGAAGAAATCAACGATGCCTGCGATTTTTTGAAGGACAGGGGCTTTGTCAATCCCGGCGCAGGGATCATCCTTGGGACAGGATTGGGCAAATTGCTGGATGAGATCCACATCGAGGAGTGCATTCCTTATGAGCAGATCCCCCACTTTCCTCCGGCCTCGGTTGATTTTCACAAGGGAGAGCTGATCTATGGCCTGCTGAGGGGTAAGCGTGTCATTGCGATGCACGGGCGTTACCATTATTATGAAGGATATACGTTCCATCAGATCACCTTGCCGATCCGGGTGATGAAACTTCTAGGCATCAAATGCCTGTTCATTACCAGTGCCTGCGGAGGTGTGAACCTGGAATTCAGGAAAGGTAGCCTGATGCTGATCGAGGATCATATCAATCTGCTACCTGGCAATCCTTTGATAGGGCCCAATCTTGATGTTTTCGGACCCAGGTTTCCCGATATGAGCCAGCCTTATTCCGAATGGATGAATGCCCGGCTCATCGAAAATGCCAGGCAGAAGGACATTCTTCTTCACCGCGGTGTTTATGTTGCCCTGCCCGGACCAATGCTTGAAACCCCTGCGGAGTACCGGTATCTGAGAAAAATAGGAGCCGACGTGGTGGGAATGTCTACGGTTCCGGAGGTGATCGTCGCCAATCACATGGGATTGCCCTGTGCTGCTGTCGGGGTGGTCACCGATGAGTGCAATCCGGATGAACTCCAAAAAATTGATCTTCAGGACATCATCGCGACTGCCCAAAAAGCTGAGTTCAATCTTCTTCAGCTGGTCATCGCCCTGGTTGAATCCCTGGATTGA
- a CDS encoding acyl-CoA dehydrogenase family protein: MQVSSHLSPDHYLVDELFTDEHLIIRSAIRDWVNRAVRPVIEDACQQHSFPVHLIREMGELGVFGPFIPREYGGAGLDQVAYGVIMTELERGDSGIRSAASVQSSLVMYPIFRFGSEEQRRKYLPGLATGELIGAFGLTEPDYGSDPGSMVTRIEETEDHFLLNGAKMWITNASICDIAVVWAKDEAGQIRGLIVERGTEGFTTPETHNKWSLRASVTGELVFNDARIPKENIFPDVTGLKGPLMCLNSARYGIAWGAIGAAMDCYATAVRYALERRQFNKPIAAFQLTQRKLAEMLTEITKAQLLTWRLGVLRNDDRATPAQISMAKRNNVLMAHQIARESRQILGAMGITGDFPIMRHMMNLESVITYEGTHDIHLLITGEEITGIGAFH; the protein is encoded by the coding sequence ATGCAGGTTTCTTCTCATCTTTCCCCCGATCATTACCTGGTGGACGAACTGTTCACCGACGAGCACCTGATCATTCGCAGCGCCATACGCGACTGGGTCAACAGGGCCGTCAGGCCCGTCATTGAAGATGCGTGCCAGCAACACAGTTTCCCTGTCCACCTGATCAGGGAAATGGGCGAACTGGGTGTTTTTGGCCCTTTCATTCCACGCGAGTATGGTGGAGCGGGACTTGACCAGGTAGCTTACGGCGTGATCATGACCGAACTGGAAAGAGGCGACTCGGGTATTCGTTCCGCCGCTTCGGTCCAATCCTCCCTGGTCATGTATCCGATTTTCCGGTTTGGCAGTGAGGAGCAGCGGCGGAAATACCTGCCCGGACTGGCCACCGGTGAGCTTATTGGCGCCTTCGGGCTTACCGAACCCGACTACGGATCAGACCCGGGCAGCATGGTCACCCGGATTGAAGAGACAGAGGATCATTTTCTGCTCAACGGTGCCAAGATGTGGATCACCAATGCTTCCATCTGTGACATCGCTGTCGTCTGGGCAAAGGATGAGGCCGGGCAGATACGGGGTTTGATCGTTGAAAGAGGGACAGAGGGTTTTACAACACCGGAAACCCACAACAAGTGGTCACTGAGAGCATCAGTAACCGGTGAGCTGGTATTTAACGATGCCAGGATTCCCAAAGAAAATATTTTCCCTGACGTCACCGGGCTGAAAGGCCCCCTGATGTGCCTGAATTCGGCACGGTACGGGATTGCCTGGGGCGCCATTGGTGCAGCCATGGACTGTTATGCCACGGCGGTCCGTTACGCCCTGGAGCGCAGGCAGTTCAACAAACCCATTGCCGCCTTCCAGCTCACCCAGAGGAAACTGGCCGAAATGCTCACCGAGATCACGAAAGCGCAGCTTCTGACCTGGCGCCTCGGAGTTCTGCGCAACGACGACCGCGCCACACCCGCCCAGATCTCCATGGCAAAACGCAATAATGTGCTGATGGCCCACCAGATAGCCCGAGAATCGCGCCAGATCCTGGGTGCCATGGGTATAACGGGCGATTTTCCCATCATGCGGCATATGATGAACCTTGAATCGGTCATCACCTATGAAGGCACACACGACATCCATCTGCTGATCACAGGAGAAGAGATTACGGGGATTGGGGCGTTTCATTGA